A single region of the Arthrobacter sp. zg-Y20 genome encodes:
- the fusA gene encoding elongation factor G — protein sequence MALDVLTDLNKVRNIGIMAHIDAGKTTTTERILFYTGVNHKIGETHDGASTMDWMAQEQERGITITSAATTCYWDNNQINIIDTPGHVDFTVEVERSLRVLDGAVAVFDGKEGVEPQSETVWRQADKYDVPRICFVNKMDKLGADFYFTVDTIINRLGAKPLVLQLPIGSESEFEGVVDLIEMRALTWRGDAKGDVTMGAKYEIEPIPADLQEKAEEYRAQLVETVAEASDELMNKYLEGEEISIAELKAGIRKLTINSEVYPVLCGSAFKNRGVQPMLDAVVDYLPSPLDVPNIKGHDIRDEEVILERAADANAPFSALAFKVVTHPFFGRLTYIRVYSGHAASGAQVMNATKQKKERIGKLFQMHANKENPVEEITTGHIYAAIGLKDTTTGDTLCDLQDPIVLESMSFPEPVISVAIEPKTKGDQEKLSTAIQKLSEEDPTFQVSLDEDTGQTIIAGMGELHLDILVDRMRREFRVEANVGKPQVAYRETIRRAVAKHDYTHKKQTGGSGQFAKIQIAIEPLDTSDGTFYEFENKVTGGRVPREYIPSVDQGIQSALTDGVLAGYPVVGIKATLLDGAYHDVDSSEMAFKIAGRQAFKEAARMANPVLLEPLMDVEVRTPEEYMGEVIGDINSRRGQMQSMEDAAGVKVIRAHVPLSGMFGYIGDLRSKTQGRAVYSMSFNSYAEVPKAVADEIIQKTRGE from the coding sequence GTGGCACTTGACGTGCTTACCGACCTGAACAAGGTCCGCAACATCGGCATCATGGCCCACATTGATGCCGGCAAGACGACTACAACCGAGCGCATCCTGTTCTACACGGGTGTCAACCACAAGATTGGCGAGACCCACGACGGTGCGTCCACCATGGACTGGATGGCACAGGAGCAGGAGCGGGGTATCACCATTACCTCCGCAGCTACCACGTGTTACTGGGACAACAACCAGATCAACATCATCGACACCCCGGGTCACGTTGACTTCACTGTCGAGGTTGAGCGGTCCCTGCGCGTCCTCGACGGCGCCGTCGCTGTCTTCGACGGCAAGGAAGGCGTTGAGCCGCAGTCCGAGACTGTTTGGCGTCAGGCCGATAAGTACGATGTGCCGCGCATCTGCTTCGTCAACAAGATGGACAAGCTGGGCGCTGACTTCTACTTCACCGTAGACACGATCATCAACCGCCTGGGCGCCAAGCCGCTGGTTCTCCAGCTGCCGATCGGCTCCGAGAGCGAATTCGAGGGCGTCGTTGACCTCATCGAAATGCGTGCCCTGACCTGGCGCGGCGACGCCAAGGGTGACGTGACCATGGGCGCCAAGTACGAAATCGAGCCGATCCCCGCAGACCTGCAGGAAAAGGCCGAAGAGTACCGCGCACAGCTGGTCGAGACCGTTGCTGAAGCCAGCGACGAACTGATGAACAAGTACCTCGAAGGCGAAGAGATCAGCATTGCGGAGCTGAAGGCCGGCATCCGCAAGCTGACCATCAACTCCGAGGTCTACCCGGTTCTGTGCGGCTCTGCCTTCAAGAACCGCGGTGTGCAGCCGATGCTGGACGCCGTCGTCGACTACCTGCCCAGCCCGCTGGACGTGCCGAACATCAAGGGCCACGACATCCGCGACGAAGAGGTCATCCTCGAGCGCGCCGCTGATGCCAACGCTCCGTTCTCCGCCCTGGCTTTCAAGGTTGTCACGCACCCGTTCTTCGGCCGCCTGACCTACATCCGCGTGTACTCCGGTCACGCTGCTTCCGGCGCCCAGGTCATGAACGCGACCAAGCAGAAGAAGGAGCGCATCGGAAAGCTCTTCCAGATGCACGCCAACAAGGAAAACCCGGTCGAGGAAATCACGACGGGCCACATTTACGCCGCTATCGGCCTGAAGGATACGACCACGGGCGATACCCTGTGCGACCTGCAGGACCCGATCGTGCTGGAATCCATGAGCTTCCCGGAGCCCGTGATTTCCGTGGCCATCGAGCCGAAGACCAAGGGTGACCAGGAGAAGCTCTCCACGGCCATCCAGAAGCTCTCCGAAGAGGACCCGACCTTCCAGGTCTCCCTCGACGAAGACACAGGTCAGACGATCATCGCCGGCATGGGCGAGCTCCACCTGGACATCCTGGTGGACCGCATGCGCCGCGAGTTCCGCGTGGAGGCCAACGTGGGCAAGCCCCAGGTGGCTTACCGCGAGACCATCCGCCGTGCAGTCGCCAAGCACGACTACACGCACAAGAAGCAGACCGGTGGTTCGGGTCAGTTCGCAAAGATCCAGATCGCGATCGAGCCGCTGGATACTTCCGACGGCACGTTCTACGAATTCGAGAACAAGGTCACCGGTGGTCGTGTTCCGCGCGAATACATCCCCTCCGTTGACCAGGGTATCCAGAGCGCCCTCACTGACGGTGTGCTCGCCGGTTACCCGGTTGTCGGCATCAAGGCCACGCTGCTTGACGGCGCGTACCACGACGTCGACTCCTCGGAAATGGCGTTCAAGATTGCCGGACGCCAGGCCTTCAAGGAAGCTGCACGGATGGCCAACCCGGTCCTGCTGGAACCGCTGATGGATGTAGAAGTCCGCACCCCTGAGGAATACATGGGTGAAGTCATCGGTGACATCAACTCCCGCCGCGGCCAGATGCAGTCCATGGAAGATGCAGCCGGCGTAAAGGTCATCCGGGCGCACGTCCCGCTGTCCGGCATGTTCGGTTACATCGGCGACCTGCGGTCCAAGACCCAGGGCCGCGCCGTGTACTCCATGTCCTTCAACAGCTACGCCGAGGTCCCGAAGGCAGTTGCCGACGAGATCATCCAGAAGACGCGCGGCGAGTAA
- the rpsG gene encoding 30S ribosomal protein S7, producing the protein MPRKGPAPKRPLVLDPVYGSPLVTQLINKVLIDGKKSTAERIVYGALAGAQEKTGQDPVAALKKAMDNIKPSLEVKSRRVGGATYQVPVEVKPGRATALALRWLVGYSKARREKTMTERLRNEILDASNGLGAAVKRREDTHKMAESNKAFAHYRW; encoded by the coding sequence ATGCCCCGCAAGGGTCCGGCCCCCAAGCGGCCGCTCGTACTGGATCCCGTCTACGGCTCCCCGCTGGTCACGCAGCTGATCAACAAGGTTCTGATCGACGGCAAGAAGTCCACCGCAGAGCGCATCGTCTACGGTGCACTTGCAGGCGCTCAGGAGAAGACCGGACAGGATCCGGTTGCAGCCCTGAAGAAGGCCATGGACAACATCAAGCCCAGCCTTGAGGTTAAGTCCCGCCGCGTTGGCGGCGCCACCTACCAGGTTCCCGTTGAGGTCAAGCCGGGCCGTGCAACCGCACTGGCCCTGCGCTGGCTGGTTGGCTACTCGAAGGCCCGCCGCGAGAAGACCATGACCGAGCGTCTCCGCAACGAAATCCTGGACGCTTCCAACGGTCTCGGTGCAGCTGTGAAGCGCCGCGAGGACACCCACAAGATGGCTGAGTCCAACAAGGCCTTCGCGCACTACCGCTGGTAA
- the rpsL gene encoding 30S ribosomal protein S12 codes for MPTIQQLVRKGRSPKVSKTKAPALQGSPMRRGVCTRVYTTTPKKPNSALRKVARVRLNGGIEVTAYIPGVGHNLQEHSIVLVRGGRVKDLPGVRYKIVRGALDTQGVKNRKQARSRYGAKMEKK; via the coding sequence GTGCCTACGATTCAGCAGCTGGTCCGCAAGGGCCGCTCACCCAAGGTCTCCAAGACCAAGGCTCCTGCCCTCCAGGGCAGCCCGATGCGCCGTGGTGTCTGCACCCGCGTTTACACCACCACCCCGAAGAAGCCGAACTCGGCTCTGCGTAAGGTTGCACGTGTCCGCCTCAACGGCGGCATCGAAGTAACCGCTTACATCCCCGGTGTGGGTCACAACCTTCAGGAACACTCCATCGTGCTGGTGCGCGGCGGCCGTGTGAAGGACCTTCCCGGTGTCCGCTACAAGATTGTCCGCGGTGCCCTCGATACCCAGGGTGTCAAGAACCGCAAGCAGGCTCGCAGCCGCTACGGCGCGAAGATGGAGAAGAAGTAA
- a CDS encoding IclR family transcriptional regulator C-terminal domain-containing protein, translated as MSGTAPASDQYVQSLARGLQVIRAFDAEHVQMTLSDVSRRTGLTRATARRFLLTLVELGYVRTDGRTFELTALVLQLGYSYLSGQSLPQLAQPVLEDLSRAISESTSASILDGNEIVYIARIHTRRLMTVGISVGTRFPAYATSMGRVLLAGLSGDRFEEYLATVELRPLTDRTVTDPDRLRSMVARVREQGWAIVDQELEQGLRSVAVPIFDPRGQVLAALNTSMQAGLGTEAPTLEEAAARVVPHLQQASATITAALAAQS; from the coding sequence ATGAGCGGGACCGCACCGGCCAGCGACCAGTACGTCCAGTCCCTGGCCCGGGGCCTGCAGGTGATCCGCGCGTTCGACGCCGAGCACGTGCAGATGACGCTCAGCGACGTCTCGCGCCGGACGGGCCTGACCCGTGCCACGGCCCGCCGTTTCCTGCTCACCCTGGTGGAGCTCGGCTATGTGCGGACCGACGGGCGGACCTTCGAGCTGACGGCGCTGGTGCTGCAGTTGGGGTATTCCTACCTGTCGGGCCAGTCCCTTCCCCAGCTGGCCCAACCGGTCCTGGAGGACCTTTCACGGGCGATTTCGGAGTCCACCTCCGCCTCCATCCTGGACGGCAACGAGATTGTGTACATAGCCCGAATCCACACCCGCCGGCTGATGACCGTGGGCATCAGCGTGGGCACCAGGTTTCCGGCCTACGCCACCTCCATGGGGCGGGTGCTGCTGGCCGGCCTGTCCGGGGACCGGTTCGAAGAGTACCTGGCCACGGTTGAGCTGCGGCCGCTGACTGACCGGACGGTGACCGATCCGGACCGGCTCCGGAGTATGGTTGCCCGGGTGCGGGAACAGGGCTGGGCCATTGTGGACCAGGAACTGGAGCAGGGCCTGCGCTCGGTGGCCGTACCGATATTCGACCCCCGCGGGCAGGTGCTGGCTGCGCTGAACACCTCCATGCAGGCAGGCCTCGGAACCGAAGCGCCTACACTGGAGGAAGCAGCGGCCAGGGTTGTGCCGCACCTGCAGCAGGCGTCGGCCACCATTACGGCCGCCCTGGCGGCGCAAAGCTAG
- a CDS encoding 3-oxoacid CoA-transferase subunit B gives MSTTEKLDKNALAALVAADIAPGSFVNLGIGQPTLVSDFLKPEQNITLHTENGMLGMGPQAHGDEVDPDLINAGKIPVTELPGASYFHHADSFAVMRGGHLDVCVLGAFQVSASGDLANWHTGAPDAIPAVGGAMDLATGAKDVYVMMNLFTRDGASKLVKECSYPLTGVGCVTRVYTNEAVFLLKEDGVHVRETFGTTFEELAAAMDIELIRGNAGS, from the coding sequence ATGAGCACCACGGAAAAGCTGGACAAAAACGCACTGGCAGCCCTTGTAGCTGCGGACATCGCCCCGGGGTCCTTCGTGAACCTGGGCATCGGACAGCCCACCCTGGTGTCGGACTTTTTGAAGCCGGAGCAGAACATCACCCTGCACACCGAGAACGGCATGCTCGGCATGGGACCCCAGGCGCACGGTGACGAGGTGGACCCGGACCTGATCAACGCCGGCAAGATTCCGGTGACCGAACTGCCCGGCGCCTCCTACTTCCACCACGCCGACTCCTTCGCCGTCATGCGCGGCGGCCACCTGGATGTGTGCGTCCTTGGCGCCTTCCAGGTATCTGCCTCCGGTGACTTGGCCAACTGGCATACCGGGGCGCCGGACGCCATCCCCGCCGTCGGCGGCGCCATGGACCTGGCCACCGGGGCCAAGGACGTCTACGTCATGATGAACCTGTTCACCAGGGACGGTGCGAGCAAGCTGGTGAAGGAATGCAGCTACCCGCTGACCGGCGTCGGCTGTGTCACGCGCGTCTACACTAATGAGGCGGTCTTCCTGCTGAAGGAAGACGGGGTCCACGTCCGCGAGACCTTCGGCACCACCTTCGAGGAACTGGCCGCAGCAATGGACATTGAGCTGATTCGCGGCAACGCCGGCAGCTAG
- a CDS encoding 3-oxoacid CoA-transferase subunit A: protein MLKIVQDADEAVAPIHDGATVMIGGFGRAGQPVELIEALLRQGAANLTVVNNNAGNGEQGLAALIGAGRVKKIVCSFPRQSDSQIFDARYRAGEIELELVPQGNLAERIRAAGAGIGGFFTPTAFGTPLAEGKETRMIDGRGYVFETPLHADFALVKALRADRAGNLVYRKTARNFGPIMAAAAKHAMVQVREIVDTGQIDPETVVTPGIYVNTLVRVDREKAPAAA from the coding sequence GTGCTCAAGATAGTCCAGGACGCAGATGAGGCCGTGGCGCCCATACACGACGGCGCCACCGTGATGATCGGCGGGTTCGGCCGTGCCGGGCAGCCCGTGGAACTGATCGAAGCGCTGCTGCGCCAGGGAGCAGCCAACCTGACCGTCGTGAACAACAACGCCGGCAACGGGGAGCAGGGCCTGGCAGCGCTCATCGGCGCCGGGCGGGTGAAGAAGATCGTGTGCTCCTTCCCCCGGCAGTCCGACTCGCAGATCTTCGACGCCCGATACCGGGCCGGGGAGATTGAACTGGAACTGGTGCCGCAGGGCAACCTGGCCGAACGCATCCGGGCCGCCGGCGCCGGCATCGGCGGTTTCTTCACGCCCACGGCCTTCGGCACGCCGCTGGCCGAAGGCAAGGAAACCCGGATGATCGACGGCCGCGGCTACGTCTTCGAAACGCCGCTTCATGCCGACTTTGCCCTGGTCAAGGCCCTGCGGGCGGACCGCGCCGGCAACCTCGTGTACCGCAAGACCGCACGGAACTTCGGTCCGATCATGGCTGCGGCGGCGAAGCACGCCATGGTGCAGGTCCGCGAGATAGTGGACACCGGGCAGATAGACCCCGAGACCGTCGTGACCCCGGGAATCTACGTCAACACCCTGGTCCGCGTGGACCGGGAGAAAGCACCGGCCGCAGCATGA